From the genome of Amycolatopsis sp. NBC_01488, one region includes:
- a CDS encoding nuclear transport factor 2 family protein, with protein MTVVSDSAPVVLREYYGILTGGIESYGDGRDLAPLLAEDLHFEGPIAGQRTGAAPFLQGVRGFIANIQKIDLIQEVHDPDGAAVCYDAHLPKGTSRLTEFFTFAEGKIQRLCILYDPADYLAKGGA; from the coding sequence ATGACTGTGGTCAGCGACAGCGCACCCGTCGTGCTCAGGGAGTATTACGGGATCCTCACGGGCGGGATCGAGAGCTACGGGGACGGCCGGGACCTGGCACCACTGCTCGCCGAGGACCTCCACTTCGAGGGTCCGATCGCCGGGCAAAGGACGGGGGCCGCTCCGTTCCTGCAGGGAGTGCGGGGGTTCATCGCGAACATCCAGAAGATCGACCTGATCCAGGAGGTCCACGACCCCGACGGCGCCGCCGTGTGCTACGACGCCCACCTGCCCAAAGGCACCTCTCGGCTCACCGAGTTCTTCACCTTCGCCGAGGGAAAGATTCAGCGACTGTGCATCCTGTACGACCCCGCCGACTACCTCGCCAAGGGCGGCGCCTGA
- a CDS encoding winged helix-turn-helix transcriptional regulator encodes MRSYNQYCSMARALDLVGDRWTLLIVRELLTQGPCRFSDLRRGLPGIASNLLADRLRDLESTGLIARHDELPPVAATLITLTDRGSDLGGVVRELTRWGAPLMVAPPDDDAFRVHWFSLPLRHLCTDITPDEPASVVRLGDLGDGCDIIADRGRIDVRPCSTERRPDAKIAAPPHVFVALFTGAVTLRTAMTMGLAVDGSVAALERVLPGKIDG; translated from the coding sequence GTGCGTTCCTACAACCAGTACTGCTCGATGGCACGCGCCCTCGACCTGGTGGGTGACCGCTGGACCCTGCTGATCGTCCGTGAGCTGCTCACCCAGGGCCCTTGCCGCTTCTCCGATCTGCGCCGCGGGCTGCCCGGCATCGCCAGCAACCTGCTGGCCGACCGCCTCCGCGACCTGGAGAGCACCGGGCTGATCGCCCGCCACGACGAACTGCCGCCGGTCGCCGCCACGCTCATCACGCTCACCGACCGCGGCAGCGACCTCGGGGGCGTGGTCCGCGAGCTGACCCGCTGGGGCGCCCCGCTGATGGTCGCCCCGCCGGACGACGACGCGTTCCGGGTGCACTGGTTCTCGCTGCCGCTGCGCCACCTGTGCACGGACATCACACCCGACGAGCCAGCGAGCGTCGTGCGCCTCGGCGACCTGGGCGACGGCTGCGACATCATCGCCGACCGCGGCCGGATCGACGTACGCCCCTGCTCGACCGAACGCCGGCCCGACGCCAAGATCGCCGCGCCGCCGCACGTGTTCGTCGCGCTCTTCACCGGCGCGGTGACCCTGCGGACGGCGATGACCATGGGACTTGCCGTTGACGGCTCCGTCGCGGCCCTCGAACGCGTGCTACCCGGGAAGATCGATGGCTGA
- a CDS encoding TetR/AcrR family transcriptional regulator yields the protein MADVKHFDEAAVLGVVVQLFWRQGLATTGIRDVVTATGVNRSSLYSTFGDKRQLYLAALDRYLDDNALPGFARLADDPRGLPAITQFFEQLIRARCSGERARWGCLMVNAHTGAESSDPDVQRRLHRHYEHLRAAMRDALGTAHRLGQLRSGADIENTAGQLALLAYGVNLRSRAGAPSAELNSTVHYTLSALTTP from the coding sequence GTGGCCGACGTCAAGCACTTCGACGAAGCCGCCGTGCTGGGCGTGGTCGTGCAGCTGTTCTGGCGGCAGGGACTGGCCACCACCGGCATCCGGGACGTGGTGACCGCGACCGGGGTCAACCGGTCCAGTCTGTACTCCACGTTCGGTGACAAGCGCCAGCTCTACCTGGCCGCGCTTGACCGCTACCTCGACGACAATGCACTGCCTGGCTTCGCCCGCCTCGCCGACGACCCGCGCGGACTACCGGCGATCACCCAGTTCTTCGAACAACTCATCCGTGCCCGGTGCTCTGGTGAGCGCGCCCGGTGGGGCTGCCTGATGGTCAACGCGCACACCGGCGCGGAAAGCTCCGACCCCGACGTGCAACGCCGCCTCCACCGTCACTACGAACACCTTCGCGCCGCGATGCGCGACGCGCTTGGCACCGCCCACCGGCTCGGCCAACTCCGCTCCGGAGCGGACATCGAGAACACCGCGGGCCAGTTGGCGCTGCTGGCCTACGGAGTTAACCTACGATCCCGCGCTGGTGCGCCCTCCGCCGAGCTCAACAGCACGGTGCACTACACACTCTCCGCCCTCACGACGCCCTGA
- a CDS encoding carboxymuconolactone decarboxylase family protein produces MAEFTVYDEKTAPEQARPMLAGAKRRLGFISTLAGVMAESPELLAGYNALFEKFQASSLPGPAKHVVMITASVANECAYCVAAHSTMALRADLDQDTVGALRDSKPLDDPALEVVRAFTRAVVDGRGWVDDERVDAFLAAGFTRRHLLDVVLGVGVKTLSNYTNHIAHTPLDPAWAAQEWTPPGA; encoded by the coding sequence ATGGCTGAATTCACCGTCTACGACGAGAAGACCGCGCCCGAACAGGCGCGTCCAATGCTGGCCGGCGCCAAACGTCGACTCGGGTTCATCAGCACGTTGGCCGGGGTGATGGCCGAGTCGCCTGAGCTGCTGGCCGGGTACAACGCGTTGTTCGAGAAGTTCCAGGCATCTTCGCTGCCCGGTCCGGCCAAGCACGTCGTGATGATCACCGCCAGCGTGGCCAATGAGTGCGCCTACTGTGTGGCCGCGCACTCCACCATGGCGCTGCGCGCGGACCTCGATCAGGACACGGTTGGGGCGCTGCGCGACAGCAAGCCGCTCGACGACCCCGCCCTGGAAGTGGTGCGTGCGTTCACCCGCGCTGTGGTGGATGGCCGTGGCTGGGTGGACGACGAGCGAGTGGACGCGTTCCTTGCCGCCGGATTCACCCGCCGCCACCTGCTGGACGTCGTCCTCGGCGTGGGGGTGAAGACCTTGTCCAACTACACCAACCACATCGCGCACACCCCCCTCGATCCTGCCTGGGCAGCGCAGGAGTGGACACCTCCGGGTGCGTAG